The following proteins are encoded in a genomic region of Magnolia sinica isolate HGM2019 chromosome 1, MsV1, whole genome shotgun sequence:
- the LOC131243496 gene encoding 9-cis-epoxycarotenoid dioxygenase NCED2, chloroplastic-like isoform X1: MLFCCLFPCSATFRLCCLVFQQLCSQEMVKGGKLIFSSDATKKARFGVLPRYAKDELQIRWFELPNCFFFHNGGKCLVPVGLGDDDQCIEGAPHVISAKL; encoded by the exons ATGCTTTTCTGTTGTTTGTTTCCTTGCTCTGCTACTTTTAGGCTTTGCTGTTTGGTTTTTCAACAATTGTGCTCTCAG GAAATGGTGAAGGGTGGGAAGCTAATCTTCTCATCTGACGCAACAAAGAAAGCTCGCTTTGGTGTACTCCCACGATATGCAAAAGATGAGCTTCAAATCAGATGGTTTGAGCTCCCAAATTGCTTTTTCTTCCATAATG GTGGGAAGTGCCTTGTTCCTGTGGGTCTAGGAGATGATGATCAATGCATTGAGGGAGCTCCACACGTCATCTCCGCAAAGCTATAA
- the LOC131243496 gene encoding carotenoid 9,10(9',10')-cleavage dioxygenase-like isoform X2 codes for MQEMVKGGKLIFSSDATKKARFGVLPRYAKDELQIRWFELPNCFFFHNGGKCLVPVGLGDDDQCIEGAPHVISAKL; via the exons ATGCAG GAAATGGTGAAGGGTGGGAAGCTAATCTTCTCATCTGACGCAACAAAGAAAGCTCGCTTTGGTGTACTCCCACGATATGCAAAAGATGAGCTTCAAATCAGATGGTTTGAGCTCCCAAATTGCTTTTTCTTCCATAATG GTGGGAAGTGCCTTGTTCCTGTGGGTCTAGGAGATGATGATCAATGCATTGAGGGAGCTCCACACGTCATCTCCGCAAAGCTATAA